The window GTCACCAACGCGGTGTTGCCTACCATGCGGAGTCAGGGCAAAGGCAGGATCATCAACATCAGTTCCGTACTCGGGTTGATCCCGTCCCCCTATAATGCCCTCTATGCATCGACCAAGCACGCCGTCGAGGGCTATTCCGAATCGCTCGATCACGAATTGCGAACATTCGGAATTCGGGTGGCGCTGGTCGAGCCCGGCTATACCCGCACCACCTTCGAGGAAAACCTGACAAAACCCGATCGTTCCCTTGCCGTCTACGATGCGGTGCGCGCTGACATGGAAGTGCAGATGCGGAAGTGGGTTGAAACAGGCGACGCCCCCGAGGTCGTGGCAGAGACGGTTGTCAAAGCGGCAACGGCCAAGGCGCCGAGAAGACGTTACACCGCGGGAAAACTGGCCGGCCAAGTTCGCTTGCTGCGCCGTTTCGTCCCCGAATCCGCGTTCGACAAGAGCTTGCGGAAACAGGCCGGGCTGCCGGTCTGACGTCGACAACATGCGTTTCGCGCGAGTCAAGACAGTCGAACGAGGCGAAACGCTTGAGGCTCTCGCTAGCCCCGCCTGCAACCGAGCTCGTCTCTTCCACATTCACGAAAGGACATGCCATGAAGATCGGAATCATACCGAAGCAAATCAAAAACAACCGCCGGTTTCGGAGTTCGCAGTTCTCCTTAGATGCTGTTGAAAGAACAACTTGAAATCCTGGAAACTGTCGAAGCCAAGGGCGGTAGCAAGGCGCGTGACCGAGGTGGGGGAGACGGAGCAAACGGCAGCGATCGAACGAGCGCTGCCGAAGGCGATGACATCCGGCCTTGCAAGCGCCAGACGAGCGACCTGCTCGAGTTGTTTGGGAAGCCTAAGGGACCTGGAAGCGAACATGCCCTTAAGCTCCATGACGTCAGTCGGAGGTTTTGTCACCTCGCTCGTTTTCATGACCGCCTCCATTCCTCGCCCTTTGTTACAGCGCGATGGCTGCCTTCCGTGAGACAGACTCAATGCAGGCCAGCGCGATGCTGAGCGCATTGCGCGCATCGATGCCGGTCGGTCCTTCGGTGATCTCGCCGCGACGAACGGCGGTTACGAAGGACGCGAGCTGCGCTGTGTAACCGTGGACAAAATGGTCGGTGTCGCGACGCCAGGTCTCGCTCGACACGCCGTCCTTATCGAACAGCCTCATGCTGGAACGACGGACGTCTCCCATTGTCACCATGCCGCCGGAGCCGAAGACCTCGCCGCGGATGTCGTAGCCGTACATGGCGCAGAAGTTCGCCTCCGCGACAGCGATCGAGCCATTGTCAAAACGGATCGTGACGACCGCCGTGTCGTGGAAGCCCTTGTCGGCGAAATCCGGACGAACCAACGCGTCGGCAACGGCCGTAACCTCGACCGGCTTGGCATTCGGGTTCAGCCAAAGCAGCGTGTCGAAATCGTGGATCAGCGTTTCGTAGAAGATCGTCCACTGCGGGATTTTGGCGGGGTCGGCACCGAACGGACCGGGGTCGCGGGTGAGCGACCGGAGCAACTGAGGGGTGCCGATCCTTCCGCCATCGATCGCGGCTCGTCCTTCCGAAAAGGCCTGATCCCAGCGGCGGTTGAAGCCGACCTGAAGCGGAACGCCGGCAGAGCGTGCCGCCGCGATCGCCCGGTCGGCATCCTCCAAGGTCAACGCCATCGGCTTCTCGCAAAAGATCGCTTTGCCGGCTTCGGCGGCCTGCACGAGAATGTTGGTATGAAACCGCGCCGGCGTGGCGATGATCACGGCATCGAGATTCGGGTGGGCGAGAAGATCCGCGACATCCGTGTAAGAGCTTTCAACGGCGAGCTTGCCGGCGAGACCGGCCGCAGCCCCTGGCGCGGGATCGGCAATGGCGACGAGCTCGGCGTCGACGAGGCGGCGTGCGACGGTCTCACCATGGAAAGAACCGATGCGGCCGGCACCAATGAGGCCGACATTGACGGCTTTGTTCTTGGGCATTGTATTGATCCTGTCAGGGTTGAAAAATGTCAGATGGTGAATGCGGTGCGGAACGCTTCGAGCGCCGCTTCGGGGTCGCCGGCCGCCCAGGCTTCCATGCCGATCGGGCCGGAATAGCCCATGGCATTCAGCGCCTTGGCGATGCCGTTCCAGTTGACCTCCCCGGTACCCGGCTCGCGGCGGCCCGGCACGTCGGCCACCTGGATCTCGCCGATCCAAGGCAGGCACTTACGGCAGAGTTCGATCAGATTCCCCTCGCCGATCTGGGCATGATAGAGATCGAGATTGAGGCGGAGCCGCGGATGATCGACGCTTGAGACCAGCGCCAGCGTGTCCTCGGCGCGGCCGAAGGGTACGCCGGGGTGATCGACCGGCAGGTTGAGGTTTTCGAGGGTGAAGGTGACGCCTTCCTCCTCAGCCATATCCACGACACGGCAGAGGGTATCGCGCGCCTTCAGCCACATCGCGCCGGTGACGACTTCGATAGGCTGCACGGGCAGGCCTCTGTCACCCAAGCCTGTGCCATGCAGGTTGAGCCGCTGGACGCCGAGCCGTTTTCCAACCTGTGCGGTCTTGCGCGCTGTCCTCAGAAGTTCTGCCGCACCGTCGTCGTCCGTCAGACGGCCGGTCAGATACCCGTTCATGATCGTGAAGGTCGCGCCGGTCGCTTCCAGCTTGTTGAGATCGTGTTCCGGCCAGTTCCAGAGACCGACCCCGAAACCCATTTCCTTGAGGCGCGCGGTGCGCCACTCGATCGGCTTATCGCGCCAGAGCATTTCCGCGCAGGCTGCGAGCGGGAAAGGAGAAGTCTTGGGTGCACTCATTGGTTAGTGTTCCGTATTTTTGGGTATGACGATGGGTGGCGCGCGGCGCATAGGCGCCGCACCGGCATGCACGCGAACGGCTTTCGATCAGATCGTTCCGCCGAGCTCTTCGGACAGAGACTGCAGCTCCTTGCCGCCGGCCATCAGGTTCTGCAGTTCGTCGATACCGATCTCGTGCTTGGCATAGGTTCCAAGCGTCTTGCCGCGATTGAGCACCGTAAAGCGGTTGCCAACAGCATAGGCGTGACGAACATTGTGGGTGATGAAGATCACGCCGAGGCCCTTGGTTCGGACCTGGTTGATATACTTCAGCACCATCGACGTCTGGGCGACGCCGAGCGCCGATGTCGGTTCGTCGAGGATCAACACCTTGGCGCCGAAGTAAACCGCACGGGCGATCGCCACACATTGCCGTTCGCCGCCCGATAGCGTGCCAACCGCCTGCTGCGGGTCGCGGACATCGATGCCGATCTTGTGCATCTCGTCACGCGTGACGTTGTCGGCCTCATCCATGTTCATGCGCTTGAAGGGGCCGAAGCCGATCAAGGGCTCCCGCCCCATGAAGAAGTTGCGGGTGACCGACATCAGCGGGATCATCGCAAGGTCCTGATAGACCGTGGCAATGCCGGCATCGAGTGCGTCGCGTGGGCCGGAGAACAGCTGAGGCTGGCCGTCGACCAGGAAATCGCCCGAGGTCGGCTTGTGCACGCCTGCAAGCGTGTTGATCAGGGTCGATTTGCCCGCGCCATTGTCGCCAAGCAGGCATAGAACCTCGTTGCGATTGACGCTCATGGACACGCCGTTGAGGGCGATGACGGAGCCGAAATGCTTGACGAGGTTCCTGACCTCTATGAGGGGCGTCTGAGATGTGCTCATCAGCGTTCTCCCGTGACGCGTTTGCGGATGACGTTGTTGAAGACGACGGCGGTCAGCAGCATGCCGCCGAGGAAAACGAGGTACCAATCCTGGTCGATCGAGGTGTAGGTCAGACCAATCAGCACCATGCCGAAGACGATCGATCCGAAGAACGCCCCAATGGCGGAGCCGTAGCCGCCGGTCAGCAGGCAGCCGCCGATGACCGCCGCGATGATTGCCTCGAACTCTTTTTGAAAGCCGCGACGGGCGTCCGTCGAGCCGGCGTCGAGCACGGTAAGGATGGCGACCAGCGTGGCGCAAAGAGCGGTGACGACGAAGAGCGTGGTCTTGACCCTCGCCACCGGCACGCCTGACTTCCGCGCTGCGCGCGGATCGCCACCGGATGCGAAGATCCAGTTGCCGAAGCGCGTCCTCAACAGGATCCAGGTGGCAAGGAGCGCGATGGCGATGAACCACAGGATCTCGACGGGGATGCCGGACACCCTCGGCGCGCCGTTTGGAAAGGTGTCGATAATTTCCGCTTGCGCAAGCCAGGTGAACAGTCCGGGGAAGGCGTCTCCAGAGAACAGAGGGGCCAGCGGACTGCCGGCCACTGCTTCCTTCATGCCGCGAAGCTGGGTCGCGCCACCGCTTGCCCATTTCAGGCCGACCAGCGTCAGGCCGCGCAGAATGAAAAGGAAGGCCAGCGTCACGATGAAGGACGGAAGGCCGGTGCGCATGGTGAGCTGCGCGTTGGTGACACCGATGAACACGGCAAACGCGAGCGCCACGAGAATGGCGACGCTGAGCGGCATCTGCCAGACGACGAGCGCCGCGCCGAAGACCAGCCCCGCAAAGGCGACCATCGAGCCGATCGAAAGGTCGAACTCGCCGCCGATCATCAGAAGGGCTGCGCCGATGGCGAGAATGCCGAGTTGGGCAGCCGGGGCCATAAAGTTCATCACACCCGCCAACGTGAACATGGCGGGATTGGCGGTGAGCAGGAAGAAGATGGTCACGAGCACTAGACCGGCCACAGCGCCGAGTTCGGGACGCCGCAGAATGGCAGTCAATGTCGAAACCTTTTTCAGCCGCTCATCGGGTCCGACAGCAGACCCGTTCTGTTCGTTGGCTAGACTCATGGTTCGTTCCTTAGATCTCGGTCGTCATGCGTACGCGCGACGACCGCCTGCGAACCGAAGTCTCGCGTCGGCCGAATGCGCGGTGACAGGGGCAGCCCCCGTCCGGGACGGGGGCTACCAGGCTCCGCCTTAGCGGATGCCCTGCGAGGATTTCTCGATCACCTGCGCGGCGGTCTCGGAGGTCACGAAGCTAGGACCCGAAGCCACGTTGCCGGCCGGGATCGTGCCGTAGCGCGCATTGAGCGCCAGGAACGTCACTGGCAGATATCCCTGTAGATAAGGCTGCTGATCGACCGCGAACAGCGCCTTGCCGTCGGCCACCGACTGGAGGAAGCTCGCCGAAAGATCATAGGAGGCGACCTTCACCTTGTCGCCGACACCCATCTTTTCCACGACCGCCACTGCCCGCTCACCGACGAGCGGAGCCGAAAGGCCGAGTACGACATCGATCGACGGGTCGGAGGTGAGAGCCGCCTGGATCTTCGATTCGATCTCGGCGGGATCGGAGCTCGTCGGCAGTACGGTGACCTTGCCACCCTCGAAGCCCTGTTCCGTACCGGCACAACGCTGGTCGAGAGCAACGTTACCAACTTCCTGGTTGACGCAGAGGACGTGCTTGAGGCCGAGCGACTTCAACTTCTCGCCGACCTTGATACCAGCCGGCATCTCGTCTTGTCCGACATGCAGCTTGATGCCGAGTTTTTCGGCTGCGGAGATGCCGGAGTTCATTGATATGACCGGAATGCCGGCGGCGACTGCCTTCTCGATCGCCGGGCCAAGCGCATCCGGATCCGGGTTCGAAATGACGATGCCCGCGGGGTTCTGGTTGACAGCAGCTTCGATGAGCTGTGCCATCGCCACCATGTCGAAGGTCTCCGGCGCGCGATAATCGACCTGGACGTTGCTGTCCTTGCCGGCCTGCATGATGCCGTTCTTCACGATCGACCAGAACGGATCGGACGCCTGTCCGTGCGTCACGGCGATGATGGTGGGCTCCTGAGCTTTCGCGCTCACGGCCGCCGAGGTGGCGACGCCGAGTACGACCGCGCCGAATGCGAGCTTTTTCAATAGGGATTTCATTTGTTCCTCCTCCTTCGCCGTCCACTCCACAGGATAGCGAGAAAAACGAATGCTACCGGGTGCATTTCGTTTTGCTACCGGGTGCAAACGGGTGCATATTATCCTTGAATGGCGTAAAAGCAAGCATTCATTTCACCTGAATCAAAAAATGGAATATCCGTTCCATTTCACAGGGAGGCTCTATGCGCAAGCGGGCGACAGCGAGGGAAGTGGCGGATGCCGCCGGTGTCTCGAAGTGGACGGTCATACGGGCTTTCACGCCGGGCGCATCGATCGCGGAGGAAAGCAAACGCAAAGTCCTCGAAGCGGCCGCGGCGCTCAACTACACTCCGAACCTGCTTGCCCGCAGCCTCGCGACCAACTCCACCCATCAGGTGGCTGTGTTCGTCGATGATTTCGCCAATCCTCAGAAATTACCGTTCCTGGAGAAATTGACCGAACGACTGCAGGCCGAGGGGCTGGTCGCCGTGCTCATCAATATCAACACGCACTTCGACCATGTGCACGCATTGCTTCACGCTGACCAGCGCCAGGTCGATGCCGTCATCCTGTTCGGAACGGCGTTTCGCAGCGAGACGCTGAGCGATCTGCAATTGGGCCGGGGAACGCCCCCCATGTTCGTTCTGGCGAGAGACAGCCAGATCGAAGGCGTGCCGGCAGTCACATGTGATGCCGAACTGGCGCTACGGGAGATCGTCGATCACCTCTTCGAAAGAGGTTACCGGCGTCCGGGCTTCATGACAGGTGCGACCGTCCTGTCGACAGCGCTTAGACGTCGGCAACATTTCGTCGATTTCTGGAAACATAAGGGTGTGAATGACGTCTCGGTGTTCTCGGCTGAGAAATACAGTGCCGAAGCCGGAGCCGAAGCCATCCGCAGCTATCTCGAGCAGACCGACGCCGCAGACCGGGTCGACGTCCTGATGTGCGAAAACGACATTCTGGCGCTCGGAGCGATGGATGAAATCCGCGGCCGTTTCGGCTTGCGGGTCCCGGAAGACATGGCCGTCGTCGGCTTCGACAACTACGAGCTCTGCGGGTCGTCCGCCTACAGCCTCACAACATATGATCAGCCGCGACACGAGATGGTTCAGATAATCGTCGGGATGATCACGGGACGGCTGGAGCCCGAGACCGTGACCCTGCCGGGCACCCTTATCGTGCGCAAGTCCACATGAGCTGCCGTAGTTCGCCAAGTGTGTTGCGGGAGAATACGATCTCAAACTTGCCTATCGCATCACCTGGTGGTGGCTACCACATGGTCTTCACCGCACGACCGGGCCATTCGCGATCATAGGCCTCCTTGTCGAAATCGGCCTTGGCCGCTTTGAGAAGGGCGCCGGGCGTCGGCAGCGACTTGGGATCGGCGAAGCGTTCCGGATTCCACAGTTGCGAGCGCAACAGCGCCCGGGCGCATTGGAAATAGACCTCGCCGATCGTCACGACGACGACGCTGCGCGGGTGCTTGCCGTCGACTTCGAATGATTTCGTCAGCTCGGGGTCAACGCTTACGACGGCCGTGCCGTTGATGCGCATGGTTGTGTCCGAACCCGGAACGAGAAACAGCAGCGCCACCCGCGGATCGCGGACGATATTCGCAAGGGAATCGATGCGGTTGTTGCCGCGCCAGTCGGGCATCAGCAGGGTCCTGTCGTCTGCGACGCGAACGACGGATCGATCGTCGCCGCGCGGCGAGCAATCGAGCCCGTCCGGCCCGACCGTCGCCAGTGCGGCAAAGGGCGACGCCTCGATCATCTGCCGGTATTCGGCGGTGAGTGCCGACGTCACCTTGACGATCGATGCCTCGCTGCTTTCGCCGTAGAGTGCCCTCAGTTCCTCCGCCGTCCTGACGATCGTCATGTCTCCCTCCGCCGTTCCCTTATGGTTCGGCAATTGGCATAGCATGATAGACGGATGACCGCACTAAGGCGCCATGCGTCCTTTAGGACCCTTTGGATCTGTGAATCCGCGAATTGTGCTTTCCGAAAATCGGGTCCTTTTGGCCGAGCCTTAGGCGATCAGGCCGAGATGCACTTCGTTCTCCTCATCGAGAAATGCCGTCACCCTGTCGATCACCGGCTCAGCCGATAGGATGCGGCGATGGCCGAGGCCGTTGGCCCAATGCAGGTCGACACTCGGCCCCGCATCGCCATAACGGCGGGCGTGATAGGCGGGGACCTCCTTGTCGTCTTCGGCGTGAACGACCAGCGTCGGCACCCTCAGTGCGCCGAGGATCCTGGCACCATCGAAGCCTTCGATCCGGCGTCCGGAGAGCCGTTCGATCATGCATTCGAAGGCCGCCTGCGCGGCCGGTGCAAGGGCCAGCATCCGGCCGAAGCCTTTGACGAGCCAGTTCATTTCGCTTGGGGCGCCGATCAGCACCAGCTTTTCCGGTACGTGTGGCGGCACGTCGCACACTACCGCTCCCGCGGCGCAGGCAAGCGCGGCTCCGCCGAAGGAATGGCCGATGGCTGCATCGAAACCGTCGAAGTGACGCCAGGCCGCATCGACCGCCCTCACCGCCTGGATCATGGTCAGCGCGCGACCGGGCGAGGCGCCGTGTCCCGGCCAATCGAGGGCCACCACTTCCACGCCGGCGAAAAGCAGGCCGTCGATCAAGGTTGCGAGATAGTCGCTCCGCGATCCCCAGCCATGCACGAGCAGAACACGCGGACCCCGGCTGCCTGCCGGGCGCCCGAAATGGTGCGCGACGACCCAGCCGCCCGCGATCGACAGCGTGACGCTCCGCGAGAGCGCCATGACCGGCGATGCGGCCATCAACAGCGCCTTCTCCTTGCCGTTCTTCGGCTTGCGGCCCGGTGTGCGGCAGAATATCCGGAAGGCGATCTTCCCCGCCTTTTCCGGCGAGACCGCGGAAACGGCCTTCAACGAGAGGCGGATGACCTTGGTCGCAAAGGATGCCATAGTGAAACCCCGCAAACGTTCAACACTGAACATATTTGTACAACGATGAACAAAAAGCAAGCGACGACCGAACGCGCTCACTTTCCCTGGGACCATCCGCGCTTTCGCAGCTGGATCGCCGTGGCGCGCGCGTGCCAGTTGATGCAGCAGACGCTGACGCGCCGGCTGGCCCATCTCGACGTCAAGCCGCCGCATCTCGACATCCTGGTGAACCTCTATCGTTTCGACGGCATCAGCCAGCAGGAGCTCGCCCGCAAGCTGCTGGTTGGGCGATCC is drawn from Sinorhizobium sojae CCBAU 05684 and contains these coding sequences:
- a CDS encoding oxidoreductase, translated to MDKTNLGVALVTGASTGIGYVTARALQKAGFRVFGTSRRAVPERSDGVSMLTCDVTDDASVAKLVEVVLAEAGRIDLLVNNAGIGLLGGAEESSTAQAQALFDVNVFGVLRVTNAVLPTMRSQGKGRIINISSVLGLIPSPYNALYASTKHAVEGYSESLDHELRTFGIRVALVEPGYTRTTFEENLTKPDRSLAVYDAVRADMEVQMRKWVETGDAPEVVAETVVKAATAKAPRRRYTAGKLAGQVRLLRRFVPESAFDKSLRKQAGLPV
- a CDS encoding MurR/RpiR family transcriptional regulator; the protein is MKTSEVTKPPTDVMELKGMFASRSLRLPKQLEQVARLALARPDVIAFGSARSIAAVCSVSPTSVTRLATALGFDSFQDFKLFFQQHLRRTANSETGGCF
- a CDS encoding Gfo/Idh/MocA family oxidoreductase codes for the protein MPKNKAVNVGLIGAGRIGSFHGETVARRLVDAELVAIADPAPGAAAGLAGKLAVESSYTDVADLLAHPNLDAVIIATPARFHTNILVQAAEAGKAIFCEKPMALTLEDADRAIAAARSAGVPLQVGFNRRWDQAFSEGRAAIDGGRIGTPQLLRSLTRDPGPFGADPAKIPQWTIFYETLIHDFDTLLWLNPNAKPVEVTAVADALVRPDFADKGFHDTAVVTIRFDNGSIAVAEANFCAMYGYDIRGEVFGSGGMVTMGDVRRSSMRLFDKDGVSSETWRRDTDHFVHGYTAQLASFVTAVRRGEITEGPTGIDARNALSIALACIESVSRKAAIAL
- a CDS encoding hydroxypyruvate isomerase family protein, whose product is MSAPKTSPFPLAACAEMLWRDKPIEWRTARLKEMGFGVGLWNWPEHDLNKLEATGATFTIMNGYLTGRLTDDDGAAELLRTARKTAQVGKRLGVQRLNLHGTGLGDRGLPVQPIEVVTGAMWLKARDTLCRVVDMAEEEGVTFTLENLNLPVDHPGVPFGRAEDTLALVSSVDHPRLRLNLDLYHAQIGEGNLIELCRKCLPWIGEIQVADVPGRREPGTGEVNWNGIAKALNAMGYSGPIGMEAWAAGDPEAALEAFRTAFTI
- a CDS encoding ATP-binding cassette domain-containing protein produces the protein MSTSQTPLIEVRNLVKHFGSVIALNGVSMSVNRNEVLCLLGDNGAGKSTLINTLAGVHKPTSGDFLVDGQPQLFSGPRDALDAGIATVYQDLAMIPLMSVTRNFFMGREPLIGFGPFKRMNMDEADNVTRDEMHKIGIDVRDPQQAVGTLSGGERQCVAIARAVYFGAKVLILDEPTSALGVAQTSMVLKYINQVRTKGLGVIFITHNVRHAYAVGNRFTVLNRGKTLGTYAKHEIGIDELQNLMAGGKELQSLSEELGGTI
- a CDS encoding ABC transporter permease, with translation MSLANEQNGSAVGPDERLKKVSTLTAILRRPELGAVAGLVLVTIFFLLTANPAMFTLAGVMNFMAPAAQLGILAIGAALLMIGGEFDLSIGSMVAFAGLVFGAALVVWQMPLSVAILVALAFAVFIGVTNAQLTMRTGLPSFIVTLAFLFILRGLTLVGLKWASGGATQLRGMKEAVAGSPLAPLFSGDAFPGLFTWLAQAEIIDTFPNGAPRVSGIPVEILWFIAIALLATWILLRTRFGNWIFASGGDPRAARKSGVPVARVKTTLFVVTALCATLVAILTVLDAGSTDARRGFQKEFEAIIAAVIGGCLLTGGYGSAIGAFFGSIVFGMVLIGLTYTSIDQDWYLVFLGGMLLTAVVFNNVIRKRVTGER
- a CDS encoding sugar ABC transporter substrate-binding protein, whose amino-acid sequence is MKSLLKKLAFGAVVLGVATSAAVSAKAQEPTIIAVTHGQASDPFWSIVKNGIMQAGKDSNVQVDYRAPETFDMVAMAQLIEAAVNQNPAGIVISNPDPDALGPAIEKAVAAGIPVISMNSGISAAEKLGIKLHVGQDEMPAGIKVGEKLKSLGLKHVLCVNQEVGNVALDQRCAGTEQGFEGGKVTVLPTSSDPAEIESKIQAALTSDPSIDVVLGLSAPLVGERAVAVVEKMGVGDKVKVASYDLSASFLQSVADGKALFAVDQQPYLQGYLPVTFLALNARYGTIPAGNVASGPSFVTSETAAQVIEKSSQGIR
- a CDS encoding LacI family DNA-binding transcriptional regulator — its product is MRKRATAREVADAAGVSKWTVIRAFTPGASIAEESKRKVLEAAAALNYTPNLLARSLATNSTHQVAVFVDDFANPQKLPFLEKLTERLQAEGLVAVLININTHFDHVHALLHADQRQVDAVILFGTAFRSETLSDLQLGRGTPPMFVLARDSQIEGVPAVTCDAELALREIVDHLFERGYRRPGFMTGATVLSTALRRRQHFVDFWKHKGVNDVSVFSAEKYSAEAGAEAIRSYLEQTDAADRVDVLMCENDILALGAMDEIRGRFGLRVPEDMAVVGFDNYELCGSSAYSLTTYDQPRHEMVQIIVGMITGRLEPETVTLPGTLIVRKST
- a CDS encoding pyridoxamine 5'-phosphate oxidase family protein, translating into MTIVRTAEELRALYGESSEASIVKVTSALTAEYRQMIEASPFAALATVGPDGLDCSPRGDDRSVVRVADDRTLLMPDWRGNNRIDSLANIVRDPRVALLFLVPGSDTTMRINGTAVVSVDPELTKSFEVDGKHPRSVVVVTIGEVYFQCARALLRSQLWNPERFADPKSLPTPGALLKAAKADFDKEAYDREWPGRAVKTMW
- a CDS encoding alpha/beta fold hydrolase, with translation MASFATKVIRLSLKAVSAVSPEKAGKIAFRIFCRTPGRKPKNGKEKALLMAASPVMALSRSVTLSIAGGWVVAHHFGRPAGSRGPRVLLVHGWGSRSDYLATLIDGLLFAGVEVVALDWPGHGASPGRALTMIQAVRAVDAAWRHFDGFDAAIGHSFGGAALACAAGAVVCDVPPHVPEKLVLIGAPSEMNWLVKGFGRMLALAPAAQAAFECMIERLSGRRIEGFDGARILGALRVPTLVVHAEDDKEVPAYHARRYGDAGPSVDLHWANGLGHRRILSAEPVIDRVTAFLDEENEVHLGLIA